One Peromyscus leucopus breed LL Stock chromosome 4, UCI_PerLeu_2.1, whole genome shotgun sequence genomic region harbors:
- the Asb6 gene encoding ankyrin repeat and SOCS box protein 6, which yields MPFLHGFRRIIFEYQPLVDAILGALGIQDLERQEPLDDYAAGEESRILVLTELLEQKTHSPFYQEGVSNALLKMAELGLTRAAAVLLQRGANLNFEDPVTYYTALHIAVLRNQPDMVELLVRHGADINRRDRIHESSPLDLASEEPERLPCLQRLLDLGADVNAADKNGKTALLHALASSDGVQIHNTDNIRLLLEGGADVKATTKDGDTVFTCIIFLLGETVCGDKEETPMINRFCFQVTQLLLAHGADPSECPAHESLTHICLKSFKMHFPLLRFLLESGAAYNCSLHGASCWSGFNLIFERLCSHPGCAEDESHVELLHKAETVLDLMVTSSQRLQLPENFNIHPVGSLAGKIQALHASLRQLDSCPPPLKHLCRVSIRLCLRPWPVDTKVKALPLPDRLKWYLLSAHSGTEDSC from the exons ATGCCGTTCCTGCACGGCTTCCGCAGGATCATCTTCGAGTACCAGCCCCTGGTGGATGCCATCCTGGGAGCCCTGGGCATCCAGGACTTGGAGCGGCAGGAGCCCCTGGACGA TTACGCTGCGGGCGAGGAGAGCCGCATCCTAGTCCTCACGGAGCTCCTGGAGCAGAAGACCCACTCTCCATTCTACCAGGAAGGTGTGAGCAACGCCTTGCTGAAGATGGCCGAGCTGGGCCTGACTCGGGCGGCCGCTGTCCTCCTGCAGCGTGGGGCCAACCTCAATTTTGAAG ACCCCGTTACCTATTACACAGCCCTGCATATCGCTGTCCTGAGGAACCAGCCCGACATGGTGGAGTTGCTGGTGCGCCATGGGGCTGACATCAACCGGAGGGACCGG ATTCATGAGAGCAGCCCCTTAGATCTGGCCAGCGAGGAACCTGAACGCCTGCCCTGTCTGCAGCGCCTCTTGGATCTTGGTGCGGATGTCAATGCCGCTGACAAGAATG gGAAGACAGCGCTCCTGCACGCTCTGGCCAGCAGCGACGGCGTGCAGATCCATAACACCGACAACATCCGGCTCCTCCTGGAGGGAG GGGCAGATGTCAAGGCCACCACCAAAGATGGAGACACTGTGTTCACATGCATCATCTTCCTGCTGGGGGAGACTGTCTGTGGGGACAAGGAGGAGACCCCGATGATCAACCGCTTCTGCTTCCAAGTCACACAGCTTCTGCTGGCCCACGGGGCCGACCCCAGCGAGTGCCCAGCCCATGAGTCCCTCACACACATCTGCCTCAAGAGCTTCAAGATGCATTTCCCGCTCCTGCGCTTCCTGCTGGAGTCGGGGGCCGCCTACAACTGCTCCCTGCATGGTGCGTCCTGTTGGTCTGGCTTCAACCTCATTTTTGAGAGGCTGTGTTCCCACCCGGGCTGTGCCGAGGATGAGAGCCACGTCGAGCTTCTGCACAAGGCCGAGACCGTGCTGGACCTCATGGTGACCAGCTCCCAGAGGCTCCAGCTGCCCGAGAACTTCAACATCCACCCAGTGGGTAGCTTGGCAGGGAAGATCCAGGCCCTGCATGCCTCCCTGAGGCAGCTGGACAGCTGCCCGCCGCCTCTCAAACACCTGTGCCGCGTGTCCATCCGGCTGTGCCTGCGGCCGTGGCCTGTGGACACCAAGGTCAAAGCCCTGCCCCTGCCTGACAGACTCAAGTGGTACCTGCTCAGTGCACACAGTGGCACAGAAGACAGCTGCTGA
- the Ntmt1 gene encoding N-terminal Xaa-Pro-Lys N-methyltransferase 1 isoform X3, with protein MRNSFIPRPRPTGSRSHPRWTACLGGPNKTGTSCALDCGAGIGRITKRLLLPLFRVVDMVDVTEDFLAKAKTYLGEEGKRVRNYFCCGLQDFSPEPSSYDVIWIQWVIGHLTDQHLAEFLRRCKRGLRPNGIIVIKDNMAQEGVILDDVDSSVCRDLEVVRRIIRSAGLSLLAEERQENLPDEIYHVYSFALR; from the exons ATGAGAAACAGTTTTATTCCAAGGCCAAGACCTACTGGAAGCAGATCCCACCCACGGTGGACGGCATGCTTGGGGG GACCGAACAAGACAGGGACTTCCTGTGCCCTAGACTGTGGCGCTGGCATTGGCAGGATCACCAAGCGCCTGCTGCTGCCGCTCTTCAGGGTGGTGGACATGGTGGACGTGACAGAGGACTTTCTGGCCAAAGCCAAGACCTACCTGGGGGAAGAGGGCAAGAGGGTGAGGAACTACTTCTGCTGTGGGCTGCAGGACTTCAGCCCAGAGCCCAGCTCCTATGATGTGATCTGGATCCAGTGGGTGATAG GCCACCTGACAGATCAGCACCTGGCTGAGTTTCTGCGCCGCTGCAAGCGAGGCCTGCGCCCCAATGGCATCATCGTCATCAAAGACAACATGGCCCAGGAGGGTGTGATCCTGGACGATGTGGATAGCAGCGTGTGCCGTGACCTCGAGGTGGTCCGCCGGATCATCCGTAGTgcaggcctcagcctcctggccgAGGAGCGCCAGGAGAACCTGCCAGATGAAATCTACCACGTCTACAGCTTTGCCCTGAGATGA
- the Ntmt1 gene encoding N-terminal Xaa-Pro-Lys N-methyltransferase 1 isoform X1, whose translation MTSEVIEDEKQFYSKAKTYWKQIPPTVDGMLGGYGHISNIDLNSSRKFLQRFLREGPNKTGTSCALDCGAGIGRITKRLLLPLFRVVDMVDVTEDFLAKAKTYLGEEGKRVRNYFCCGLQDFSPEPSSYDVIWIQWVIGHLTDQHLAEFLRRCKRGLRPNGIIVIKDNMAQEGVILDDVDSSVCRDLEVVRRIIRSAGLSLLAEERQENLPDEIYHVYSFALR comes from the exons ATGACAAGCGAGGTGATTGAAGATGAGAAACAGTTTTATTCCAAGGCCAAGACCTACTGGAAGCAGATCCCACCCACGGTGGACGGCATGCTTGGGGGGTATGGCCACATCTCCAACATCGACCTCAACAGCTCCCGGAAGTTTCTGCAGAGGTTTTTAAGG GAAGGACCGAACAAGACAGGGACTTCCTGTGCCCTAGACTGTGGCGCTGGCATTGGCAGGATCACCAAGCGCCTGCTGCTGCCGCTCTTCAGGGTGGTGGACATGGTGGACGTGACAGAGGACTTTCTGGCCAAAGCCAAGACCTACCTGGGGGAAGAGGGCAAGAGGGTGAGGAACTACTTCTGCTGTGGGCTGCAGGACTTCAGCCCAGAGCCCAGCTCCTATGATGTGATCTGGATCCAGTGGGTGATAG GCCACCTGACAGATCAGCACCTGGCTGAGTTTCTGCGCCGCTGCAAGCGAGGCCTGCGCCCCAATGGCATCATCGTCATCAAAGACAACATGGCCCAGGAGGGTGTGATCCTGGACGATGTGGATAGCAGCGTGTGCCGTGACCTCGAGGTGGTCCGCCGGATCATCCGTAGTgcaggcctcagcctcctggccgAGGAGCGCCAGGAGAACCTGCCAGATGAAATCTACCACGTCTACAGCTTTGCCCTGAGATGA
- the Ntmt1 gene encoding N-terminal Xaa-Pro-Lys N-methyltransferase 1 isoform X2: MVDVTEDFLAKAKTYLGEEGKRVRNYFCCGLQDFSPEPSSYDVIWIQWVIGHLTDQHLAEFLRRCKRGLRPNGIIVIKDNMAQEGVILDDVDSSVCRDLEVVRRIIRSAGLSLLAEERQENLPDEIYHVYSFALR; encoded by the exons ATGGTGGACGTGACAGAGGACTTTCTGGCCAAAGCCAAGACCTACCTGGGGGAAGAGGGCAAGAGGGTGAGGAACTACTTCTGCTGTGGGCTGCAGGACTTCAGCCCAGAGCCCAGCTCCTATGATGTGATCTGGATCCAGTGGGTGATAG GCCACCTGACAGATCAGCACCTGGCTGAGTTTCTGCGCCGCTGCAAGCGAGGCCTGCGCCCCAATGGCATCATCGTCATCAAAGACAACATGGCCCAGGAGGGTGTGATCCTGGACGATGTGGATAGCAGCGTGTGCCGTGACCTCGAGGTGGTCCGCCGGATCATCCGTAGTgcaggcctcagcctcctggccgAGGAGCGCCAGGAGAACCTGCCAGATGAAATCTACCACGTCTACAGCTTTGCCCTGAGATGA